A window of the Cystobacter fuscus genome harbors these coding sequences:
- a CDS encoding DUF2381 family protein, with protein sequence MRTFPLLRYGLLLVMMASPALARDEAEKLTIRTLKVPAHPRQEAPSIYVSWQVVTALRFEKEVDPEKTKFLAWEGRFETPLVGGKKVVLEPLRDLDDGEALPLLVTLVDGTEFTFLVKPKRREDWGWIDYQVNVFKDHDSYNAVLSSLYDSLNRERKLSEENERFKKEENSVDHAYATLLANGQVKKTPFRRAKFWRSKNEDMDMIVEVFSGPGKAAAVIHLTNTYYGEPWKFDGAYLTRDFTSYTARPFALRMDRPVIVPGQSGKIAVVVDKSAFETEGGQLADLALQIFRGDGLLQVAVAMDHTLIRQ encoded by the coding sequence ATGCGCACTTTCCCACTTCTGAGGTATGGCCTGCTTCTCGTCATGATGGCTTCCCCGGCACTGGCCAGGGATGAGGCAGAAAAGCTCACGATTCGGACCCTCAAGGTACCGGCTCATCCAAGGCAGGAGGCTCCGTCCATCTACGTTTCCTGGCAGGTGGTGACGGCGCTCCGCTTCGAGAAGGAGGTCGATCCGGAGAAGACGAAGTTCTTGGCATGGGAGGGGCGTTTCGAGACCCCGCTCGTAGGCGGCAAGAAAGTGGTTCTAGAGCCGCTGCGTGACCTCGACGACGGCGAGGCGTTGCCCCTGCTCGTGACGCTCGTTGACGGGACGGAGTTCACGTTCCTTGTGAAGCCCAAGAGGCGCGAGGACTGGGGATGGATCGACTATCAGGTCAACGTGTTCAAGGACCACGACAGCTACAACGCGGTCCTCTCGTCCCTGTATGACTCCCTCAACCGCGAGCGCAAGCTGAGCGAGGAGAACGAGCGGTTCAAGAAGGAAGAGAACTCGGTCGATCACGCTTACGCGACGCTTCTCGCGAACGGGCAGGTGAAGAAGACTCCGTTTCGGCGTGCGAAGTTCTGGCGCTCGAAGAACGAGGACATGGACATGATCGTCGAAGTCTTCTCGGGCCCCGGCAAGGCTGCCGCCGTGATTCACTTGACGAACACCTACTACGGCGAGCCCTGGAAGTTCGATGGTGCCTACTTGACCCGCGATTTCACCAGCTACACGGCTCGACCCTTCGCGCTTCGCATGGACCGCCCTGTGATCGTTCCCGGTCAGTCGGGAAAGATCGCGGTTGTTGTGGACAAGAGCGCCTTCGAGACAGAGGGCGGGCAACTCGCCGATCTGGCCCTCCAGATCTTCCGTGGGGACGGTCTCCTCCAGGTGGCCGTTGCGATGGATCACACACTGATTCGGCAGTAG
- a CDS encoding serine/threonine protein kinase: MPTTKALLLRSIVLLGTSSGCTTTGGVALRPDGTPGPQECPAKALEVMRYLRLRVGDAALADLDANQIDARRISLYDGPIESILKDDLGTLEATTRLYGQVWTSGPQVVIRWYEAHPPDGDKVPICAVARLSRDQMRKLPESKPGMAILDGSVAAAYIVDAFR, translated from the coding sequence ATGCCCACGACTAAAGCTCTGCTGCTCAGATCCATCGTCCTGCTTGGCACGTCTTCCGGCTGCACCACGACTGGAGGTGTGGCACTGCGTCCGGACGGCACTCCGGGTCCGCAGGAATGCCCAGCGAAGGCGCTAGAAGTCATGCGGTATCTAAGGCTGCGCGTTGGGGATGCCGCGCTGGCGGATCTCGATGCGAACCAGATCGACGCGAGGCGCATCTCGCTTTACGACGGTCCCATCGAGAGCATTCTCAAGGACGACCTCGGCACGCTTGAGGCGACGACCCGTTTGTACGGGCAGGTCTGGACAAGCGGGCCGCAGGTTGTCATCCGTTGGTACGAGGCCCACCCGCCGGACGGTGATAAGGTTCCCATCTGCGCGGTGGCCCGACTCAGCCGGGACCAGATGCGGAAGCTGCCCGAGTCAAAGCCCGGAATGGCTATTCTCGACGGCTCCGTTGCAGCGGCCTACATCGTCGATGCCTTCCGCTAG
- a CDS encoding MBL fold metallo-hydrolase, with amino-acid sequence MEVRFYGVRGSIAVSGAHAAGIGGNTSCLEVTSQGHRLILDAGTGLRALGEVMMREGAPRKATLFFSHLHWDHVQGFPFFSPGYLPTTELELYGPGPDGDSALASVLARQMEPPNFPVPLSTMRARMAFRSALHGHTVEVGPFRVTPFDSPHPQGCLAYRVEADGHSFVYATDMEMSLAALDARHARWMEGVDALCMDAQYTPDEYNGSRGAPRKGWGHSTMVDAAQVAQAVHARRLFLFHHDPAHNDEQVEGMAEEARQYFAASEPAREGKRIVLGAGAHA; translated from the coding sequence ATGGAAGTGCGTTTCTACGGAGTCCGGGGAAGCATCGCGGTGTCGGGGGCGCACGCGGCGGGCATCGGCGGCAACACGTCCTGCCTGGAGGTGACGAGCCAGGGGCATCGGCTCATCCTCGACGCCGGCACGGGCCTCCGCGCCCTCGGCGAGGTGATGATGCGCGAGGGCGCGCCGCGCAAGGCCACCCTCTTCTTCTCGCACCTGCACTGGGACCACGTGCAGGGCTTCCCCTTCTTCTCCCCGGGCTACCTGCCCACGACGGAGCTGGAGCTGTACGGCCCGGGGCCGGATGGGGACTCGGCGCTGGCGTCGGTGCTGGCCAGGCAGATGGAGCCGCCCAACTTCCCCGTGCCCCTGTCCACCATGCGCGCGCGCATGGCGTTCCGCTCGGCGCTGCATGGCCACACGGTGGAGGTGGGCCCCTTCCGCGTGACGCCCTTCGACTCCCCCCACCCCCAGGGCTGCCTGGCCTACCGCGTCGAGGCGGATGGTCACTCCTTCGTCTACGCCACGGACATGGAGATGTCGCTCGCCGCGCTGGACGCTCGCCACGCGCGGTGGATGGAGGGCGTGGACGCGCTGTGCATGGACGCGCAGTACACCCCGGACGAGTACAACGGCTCGCGCGGGGCGCCCCGCAAGGGCTGGGGCCACTCCACCATGGTGGACGCGGCCCAGGTGGCCCAGGCCGTCCACGCCCGCCGGCTGTTCCTCTTCCACCATGACCCCGCCCACAACGACGAGCAGGTGGAGGGCATGGCCGAGGAGGCCCGCCAGTACTTCGCCGCCAGCGAGCCGGCCCGCGAGGGCAAGCGCATCGTGCTCGGGGCCGGGGCGCACGCATGA